In Kitasatospora gansuensis, a genomic segment contains:
- a CDS encoding SUKH-4 family immunity protein: MTTLAQALDTAHRWVNGELAQESQRALRAHEFELGWVVWPEPAPVRVDPLTGDRRAPEELGAACAVVDRTTGELTVWPSVPVPQVVQLYRDRIGAGGYDPALPPTTGPGCRAQLGYRDALGEERTLVLRSAAGRPHPALRAWQQLAEQGVPPEDVLSVHTDLRPAMLPGGYVAAALLAALPTARHSHDLAYGPRYDGRARAVRSAGPANPRPNRVPFPGNVPPAQPEAEAALTARLAAQFGPQGVRRFDPSHTAAADLPEAVARPLQQTGLPVAVEGFFTLHHPVSDGIADGTPDAPVLPDLAGHLAAHGLGGRATEQARRELLGQLLIGTDGWALLTVDTAQGRIRAVDPETAATRYVNADLTAFVRSLALLADRLPKLRDLHPLAAGQAVAELQWSLAGLDRTVFNDPENWWSVIIEQLWHGIL, translated from the coding sequence ATGACCACCCTCGCGCAGGCCCTCGACACCGCCCACCGCTGGGTCAACGGCGAGCTGGCCCAGGAGAGCCAACGGGCGCTCAGGGCCCATGAGTTCGAGCTCGGCTGGGTGGTCTGGCCGGAGCCCGCCCCGGTCCGGGTCGACCCGTTGACCGGTGACCGGCGGGCCCCGGAGGAGCTCGGCGCTGCCTGCGCGGTGGTCGACCGGACCACCGGCGAGCTCACCGTCTGGCCCTCGGTGCCCGTCCCACAGGTGGTCCAGCTCTACCGCGACCGGATCGGCGCGGGCGGCTACGACCCCGCCCTGCCGCCCACCACCGGACCGGGCTGCCGGGCCCAACTCGGCTACCGGGACGCCCTCGGCGAGGAACGCACCCTGGTGCTGCGCTCCGCCGCCGGCCGCCCGCACCCGGCCCTGCGGGCCTGGCAGCAGCTCGCCGAACAGGGCGTCCCGCCGGAGGACGTGCTCTCGGTGCACACCGACCTGCGGCCCGCCATGCTGCCCGGCGGATATGTCGCCGCCGCGCTGCTCGCCGCCCTCCCGACGGCCCGGCACAGCCACGACCTGGCCTACGGCCCGCGCTACGACGGCCGGGCCCGCGCGGTCCGCTCGGCGGGCCCGGCCAACCCCCGGCCGAACCGGGTGCCCTTCCCGGGCAACGTGCCGCCCGCCCAGCCGGAGGCCGAAGCGGCCCTGACCGCCCGGCTGGCCGCCCAGTTCGGCCCGCAGGGCGTCCGCCGCTTCGACCCGTCCCACACCGCGGCCGCCGACCTGCCCGAGGCGGTGGCCCGCCCGCTCCAGCAGACCGGCCTGCCGGTCGCGGTCGAGGGCTTCTTCACGCTGCACCACCCGGTCTCCGACGGCATCGCGGACGGCACCCCGGACGCCCCCGTCCTGCCGGACCTGGCCGGCCACCTCGCCGCCCACGGCCTGGGCGGCCGGGCCACCGAACAGGCCCGCCGCGAACTGCTCGGCCAGCTGCTGATCGGTACCGACGGCTGGGCCCTGCTCACCGTCGACACCGCCCAGGGCCGGATCCGCGCGGTCGACCCCGAGACGGCCGCCACCCGCTACGTGAACGCCGACCTGACCGCCTTCGTCCGCTCGCTGGCCCTGCTCGCCGACCGGCTGCCCAAGCTCCGCGACCTCCACCCGCTGGCGGCGGGCCAGGCCGTCGCCGAACTCCAGTGGTCCCTGGCGGGGCTGGACCGGACGGTCTTCAACGACCCCGAGAACTGGTGGTCCGTCATCATCGAGCAGCTCTGGCACGGGATTCTCTAG
- a CDS encoding alpha/beta fold hydrolase codes for MTITHRLVGEGAQRVIVLHDWFGTSAGWGPFLDYLDGETFSYAFLDYRGYGERADVPGEYTLAEIAGDALALADQLGWDRFSLVGHSMGGKAAQQVLALAPDRVQRLAGLTPVPAGPYPLGDAFDLFHGAAAHPENRRAILDLVTGNRATGVWLDRMTAQSVNDSRPEAFASYLTDWTTVDLAPKVAGLPLPARVFVGEHDLALNPELYRSTWLTHYPNGDLELLPNSGHYPMYEIPVALATTLEAFLRE; via the coding sequence ATGACGATCACTCATCGACTGGTCGGCGAAGGCGCGCAGCGGGTCATCGTGCTGCACGACTGGTTCGGCACCAGTGCCGGGTGGGGGCCGTTCCTGGACTACCTGGACGGCGAGACCTTCAGCTACGCCTTCCTGGACTACCGGGGCTACGGCGAGCGGGCCGACGTCCCGGGCGAGTACACCCTGGCCGAGATCGCCGGCGACGCCCTCGCCCTCGCCGACCAACTGGGCTGGGACCGCTTCTCGCTGGTCGGGCACTCGATGGGCGGCAAGGCGGCCCAGCAGGTGCTGGCCCTCGCCCCCGACCGGGTGCAACGGCTGGCCGGGCTGACCCCCGTACCGGCCGGGCCCTACCCGCTGGGGGACGCCTTCGACCTGTTCCACGGCGCGGCCGCGCACCCCGAGAACCGTCGCGCCATCCTCGACCTGGTCACCGGCAACCGGGCCACCGGGGTCTGGCTGGACCGGATGACCGCCCAGTCCGTGAACGACTCCCGGCCGGAGGCCTTCGCCTCCTACCTGACCGACTGGACCACCGTCGACCTCGCCCCCAAGGTGGCCGGACTCCCGCTCCCGGCCCGGGTCTTCGTCGGCGAACACGACCTGGCCCTGAACCCCGAGCTGTACCGCTCGACCTGGCTCACCCACTACCCGAACGGCGACCTCGAACTGCTGCCCAACTCGGGGCACTACCCGATGTACGAGATCCCGGTCGCGCTGGCGACCACTCTGGAGGCGTTCCTCCGGGAGTGA
- a CDS encoding Ppx/GppA phosphatase family protein produces the protein MRLGVLDVGSNTVHFLVVDAHPGAAPLPAYSHKAELRLAELLDEDGAITEAGVDKLVGMVASSLRVAEDKGVVDLLPFATSAVREAANGEAVIRRVAEETGVELRVLSGQDEARLTFLAVRRWYGWSAGRILDLDIGGGSLELAAGLDEQPDVVCSLPLGAGRLTARLPGDIADPDDVRELRRYIRAEIAQVVGEFARRGAPDHAVGTSKTFKQLARMTGAAPADAGPLAVRKLTRAGLAAWVPRLAGMTVAERAQIPGVSEGRARQLLAGALVADAAMDLFGLDELDIGPWALREGIILRRLDTLDSPSDRRPALTG, from the coding sequence ATGCGACTCGGTGTACTCGACGTAGGTTCCAACACCGTCCACTTCCTCGTGGTGGACGCGCACCCCGGTGCTGCCCCGCTGCCCGCGTACTCGCACAAGGCGGAGCTGCGGCTCGCCGAGCTGCTGGACGAGGACGGGGCGATCACCGAGGCCGGCGTCGACAAGCTGGTCGGCATGGTGGCGTCCTCGCTCCGGGTGGCCGAGGACAAGGGCGTGGTCGACCTGCTGCCGTTCGCCACCTCGGCCGTCCGGGAGGCGGCCAACGGCGAGGCGGTGATCCGCCGGGTGGCCGAGGAGACCGGGGTCGAACTGCGGGTGCTGTCCGGGCAGGACGAGGCCCGGCTGACCTTCCTGGCGGTCCGCCGCTGGTACGGCTGGTCCGCCGGGCGCATCCTCGATCTGGACATCGGCGGCGGCTCGCTGGAGCTGGCGGCCGGTCTGGACGAGCAGCCCGACGTGGTCTGTTCGCTGCCGCTCGGCGCGGGCCGGCTGACCGCCCGGCTGCCCGGGGACATCGCGGACCCGGACGACGTCCGGGAGCTGCGCCGCTACATCAGGGCCGAGATCGCCCAGGTGGTCGGCGAGTTCGCCCGGCGGGGCGCGCCGGACCACGCGGTCGGCACCTCCAAGACCTTCAAGCAGCTGGCCCGGATGACCGGCGCCGCCCCCGCCGACGCGGGTCCGCTGGCGGTCCGCAAGCTCACCCGGGCTGGTCTGGCCGCCTGGGTGCCCCGGCTGGCCGGCATGACGGTGGCCGAGCGGGCGCAGATCCCCGGCGTCTCCGAGGGCCGGGCCAGACAGCTGCTGGCGGGTGCTCTGGTGGCCGACGCGGCGATGGACCTGTTCGGCCTGGACGAGCTGGACATCGGCCCGTGGGCGCTCCGCGAAGGAATCATCCTGCGCCGGCTCGACACCCTGGACAGCCCGTCCGACCGGCGGCCCGCGCTGACCGGGTGA
- a CDS encoding sugar phosphate isomerase/epimerase family protein, translating to MHVPDTKVVLSTASVYPENTVTAFELAAKLGYDGVEVMVWNDPVSQDVDALRRLSDAHRMPILAVHAPCLLITQRVWTTDPWTKLVRARAAAEKLGADTVVVHPPFRWQRQYAREFVEGIDRMSGMTDVRFAVENMYPWRYRDREMLAYAPGWDVTEEAYRHFTIDLSHVSTSRIDAFEMVDRMGDRLAHIHLADGAGSGKDEHLIPGRGTQPCAALLERLARTGFTGHVVLEVNTRRALSPAEREADLAEALAFTRLHLATAKRL from the coding sequence CTGCACGTACCGGACACCAAGGTGGTGCTCTCCACCGCCTCGGTCTACCCCGAGAACACCGTGACCGCCTTCGAGCTGGCCGCCAAGCTCGGCTACGACGGCGTCGAGGTGATGGTCTGGAACGACCCGGTCAGCCAGGACGTGGACGCGCTCCGCCGGCTCTCCGACGCGCACCGGATGCCGATCCTCGCGGTGCACGCGCCCTGCCTGCTGATCACCCAGCGGGTCTGGACCACCGACCCGTGGACCAAGCTGGTCCGGGCCAGGGCCGCGGCCGAGAAGCTCGGCGCGGACACCGTGGTGGTGCACCCGCCGTTCCGCTGGCAGCGGCAGTACGCCCGGGAGTTCGTCGAGGGCATCGACCGGATGTCGGGCATGACCGACGTCCGGTTCGCGGTGGAGAACATGTACCCGTGGCGCTACCGGGACCGCGAGATGCTGGCGTACGCGCCCGGCTGGGACGTCACCGAGGAGGCGTACCGGCACTTCACCATCGACCTCTCGCACGTCTCCACCTCGCGGATCGACGCCTTCGAGATGGTCGACCGGATGGGCGACCGGCTGGCCCACATCCACCTCGCCGACGGCGCGGGCTCCGGCAAGGACGAGCACCTGATCCCCGGCCGGGGGACCCAGCCCTGCGCCGCCCTGCTGGAGCGCCTGGCCAGGACCGGCTTCACCGGCCACGTGGTGCTGGAGGTCAACACCCGCCGCGCGCTGTCCCCCGCCGAACGCGAGGCCGATCTCGCCGAGGCCCTGGCCTTCACCCGCCTGCACCTGGCCACGGCCAAACGCCTCTAG
- a CDS encoding class I SAM-dependent methyltransferase, which yields MTTYQRQDHANSFGAVAAEYDAGRPSYPAELFDELERLTGRPLKDAEVLDVGAGTGIATRLLAARGARVTAVEPSPGMAAVLRRVSPELPLVKGTGDELPFHDGTADLVTYAQAFHWTDPDRSVPEALRVLRPGGSLATWWNVKDQRAPWIKAMGERLDAGIPGGYHGYGAVNEIAEVFAPYGLPVGRAVLHWERVITVDAVITDLRSRSYIAVLPPERREPLLAVERAELLAAFPDGQVTEPYVLDLTVLTKG from the coding sequence GTGACGACCTATCAGCGGCAGGATCACGCGAACTCCTTCGGTGCGGTGGCCGCCGAGTACGACGCCGGGCGGCCCTCCTACCCCGCCGAGCTGTTCGACGAGCTGGAGCGGCTGACGGGGCGTCCGCTCAAGGACGCCGAGGTGCTGGACGTCGGCGCCGGCACCGGTATCGCCACCCGGCTGCTGGCCGCCCGGGGTGCCAGGGTGACCGCTGTGGAGCCGAGCCCGGGGATGGCCGCGGTGCTGCGGCGGGTCAGCCCGGAGCTGCCGCTGGTCAAGGGCACCGGTGACGAACTGCCGTTCCACGACGGCACCGCCGACCTGGTCACGTACGCCCAGGCGTTCCACTGGACCGACCCGGACCGCTCGGTCCCGGAGGCGCTCCGGGTGCTCCGCCCCGGCGGCTCGCTGGCCACCTGGTGGAACGTCAAGGACCAGCGGGCCCCGTGGATCAAGGCGATGGGCGAGCGGTTGGACGCCGGCATCCCCGGGGGCTACCACGGGTACGGCGCGGTCAACGAGATCGCCGAGGTGTTCGCCCCGTACGGCCTGCCGGTCGGCCGGGCGGTGCTGCACTGGGAGCGGGTGATCACCGTGGACGCCGTGATCACCGACCTGCGCTCGCGTTCCTACATCGCGGTGCTGCCGCCCGAGCGGCGGGAGCCGCTGCTCGCCGTGGAGCGGGCCGAGCTGCTGGCCGCGTTCCCGGACGGGCAGGTCACCGAGCCGTACGTGCTGGACCTCACGGTGCTCACCAAGGGGTGA
- the ilvD gene encoding dihydroxy-acid dehydratase, giving the protein MPELKSRTVTHGRNMAGARALLRAAGVAREDFGKPIIAVANSFTEFVPGHTHLQPVGRIVSEAIQAAGGIPREFNTIAVDDGIAMGHHGMLYSLPSRDLIADSVEYMVSAHCADALICISNCDKITPGMLMAALRLNIPTVFVSGGPMEAGQAVLVDGTVRKLDLVNAISDAVNENVSDADIAIIEENACPTCGSCSGMFTANSMNCLAEAIGLALPGNGSVLATHTARKALYEDAGRTIVEITKRHYEQDDYSVLPRSVASRAAFENAMALDIAMGGSTNTILHLLAAAQEAEIEFDMRDIDAISRKVPCLSKVAPNGKYYMEDVHRAGGIPAILGELYRGGLLNEDVTTVHSTSMEQWFKDWDIRGGAATETAVELFHAAPGCVRSATAFSQSERWDTLDTDAANGCIRSIEHAYSTEGGLAVLYGNLAEDGCVVKTAGVDESIWTFSGPAVVLESQEDAVDAILTKRIKEGDVVVIRYEGPKGGPGMQEMLYPTSFLKGRGLGKACALITDGRFSGGTSGLSIGHASPEAASGGTIALVEDGDVIAIDIPNRSVELKVSFEELHERRLKLEAGTGYRPKNRVRPVSAALKAYAAMATSADKGAVRDVSKLG; this is encoded by the coding sequence GTGCCCGAGCTGAAGTCCCGTACGGTCACCCACGGTCGCAACATGGCAGGCGCCCGGGCGCTTCTCCGGGCCGCCGGCGTAGCCCGCGAGGACTTCGGCAAGCCGATCATCGCGGTGGCCAACTCCTTCACCGAGTTCGTGCCCGGGCACACCCACCTGCAGCCGGTCGGCCGGATCGTCTCCGAGGCGATCCAGGCCGCGGGCGGCATCCCGCGCGAGTTCAACACCATCGCGGTGGACGACGGCATCGCGATGGGCCACCACGGCATGCTCTACTCGCTGCCCTCGCGCGACCTGATCGCCGACTCGGTCGAGTACATGGTGAGCGCGCACTGCGCCGACGCGCTGATCTGCATCTCCAACTGCGACAAGATCACCCCCGGCATGCTGATGGCCGCGCTGCGCCTCAACATCCCGACCGTCTTCGTCTCCGGCGGCCCGATGGAGGCCGGTCAGGCCGTCCTGGTGGACGGCACGGTGCGCAAGCTCGACCTGGTGAACGCGATCTCCGACGCCGTGAACGAGAACGTCTCGGACGCGGACATCGCGATCATCGAGGAGAACGCCTGCCCGACCTGCGGCTCCTGTTCGGGCATGTTCACCGCCAACTCGATGAACTGCCTGGCCGAGGCGATCGGCCTGGCCCTGCCGGGCAACGGCTCGGTGCTGGCCACCCACACCGCCCGCAAGGCGCTGTACGAGGACGCCGGCCGGACCATCGTGGAGATCACCAAGCGCCACTACGAGCAGGACGACTACTCGGTCCTGCCGCGCTCGGTCGCCTCCCGCGCCGCGTTCGAGAACGCGATGGCGCTGGACATCGCGATGGGTGGCTCGACCAACACGATCCTGCACCTGCTGGCCGCCGCCCAGGAGGCGGAGATCGAGTTCGACATGCGGGACATCGACGCGATCTCGCGCAAGGTGCCCTGTCTGTCCAAGGTCGCGCCGAACGGCAAGTACTACATGGAGGACGTGCACCGGGCCGGCGGCATCCCCGCCATCCTGGGCGAGCTCTACCGGGGCGGCCTGCTCAACGAGGACGTCACCACCGTGCACTCCACCTCGATGGAGCAGTGGTTCAAGGACTGGGACATCCGGGGCGGCGCCGCCACCGAGACGGCGGTCGAGCTGTTCCACGCGGCCCCCGGCTGCGTGCGGTCCGCCACCGCCTTCTCGCAGTCGGAGCGCTGGGACACCCTGGACACCGACGCGGCGAACGGCTGCATCCGCAGCATCGAGCACGCGTACTCGACCGAGGGCGGGCTCGCCGTGCTGTACGGCAACCTGGCCGAGGACGGCTGCGTGGTGAAGACCGCCGGTGTCGACGAGTCGATCTGGACCTTCAGCGGCCCGGCCGTGGTGCTGGAGTCCCAGGAGGACGCGGTGGACGCGATCCTCACCAAGCGGATCAAGGAGGGCGACGTCGTCGTCATCCGCTACGAGGGCCCCAAGGGCGGCCCCGGCATGCAGGAGATGCTCTACCCGACCTCGTTCCTCAAGGGCCGGGGCCTGGGCAAGGCCTGCGCGCTGATCACCGACGGCCGGTTCTCCGGCGGCACCTCCGGTCTGTCGATCGGTCACGCCTCGCCCGAGGCGGCCTCCGGCGGCACCATCGCACTGGTCGAGGACGGCGACGTCATCGCGATCGACATCCCGAACCGCTCGGTCGAGCTGAAGGTCTCCTTCGAGGAGCTGCACGAGCGCCGGCTCAAGCTGGAGGCCGGTACGGGCTACCGCCCGAAGAACCGGGTCCGCCCGGTCAGCGCGGCGCTGAAGGCGTACGCGGCGATGGCCACCTCCGCCGACAAGGGCGCGGTGCGCGACGTGAGCAAGCTGGGCTGA
- a CDS encoding SCO2583/SCO2584 N-terminal domain-containing protein — protein sequence MPIAEEPEPRPAEQPDPFEGLVLDEEFVRAATVKEPSGRTRMLAARWKHQPPVDPGGRRSVNDGPRRRPAREGGKSWQTWLIVLAVIAIVLFSLKVATDTVGVQPSPRPAPSSPAPAQPSADFTLKAVTEVPKPV from the coding sequence GTGCCGATAGCCGAAGAGCCGGAGCCCCGTCCGGCGGAGCAGCCCGACCCGTTCGAGGGGCTGGTGCTGGACGAGGAGTTCGTCCGGGCCGCCACCGTGAAGGAGCCGTCCGGGCGTACCCGGATGCTCGCCGCGCGCTGGAAGCACCAGCCGCCGGTCGATCCGGGCGGCCGACGCTCCGTCAACGACGGGCCGCGGCGAAGGCCGGCGCGTGAGGGCGGCAAGTCCTGGCAGACCTGGCTGATCGTGCTGGCGGTGATCGCGATCGTGCTGTTCAGCCTCAAGGTCGCCACCGACACGGTCGGCGTCCAGCCGAGCCCGCGCCCGGCCCCGAGCAGCCCGGCCCCCGCGCAGCCCAGCGCGGACTTCACGCTCAAGGCGGTCACCGAGGTGCCCAAGCCGGTCTGA
- a CDS encoding SCO2583/SCO2584 N-terminal domain-containing protein gives MPTAEDPQQRPADDPFEGLVLDEEFIRAARTKEPSGRTRMLAARWKDSPPVDPGGRRSVNDGPKPKRRFGRKPKPVDPWGNVRRRPKRNWQTPVFVVLAVGVAIAAINIEDLRNWNAARRGTDSTGAPARAVPTVGPETAKPSAAPPPVDDNQPTVAHPWAGSPAEGWPAGPDAIVLPPATAVGVFDEEDVTAQLKLVKDFLVAANLDPAVIAAGRPEAALALLDRKPRERAETALDHPSVEHEGTSLFSRFNLRDAIPATDTVKVQGRMTFEGDGEKGVLVHTDYTFVYALRPGTGAAPVPGSTAAPATWTARTVVRRLITVRFANPKAFQVDPKKINFHDTNSSAGNSACDVYDGFYHPQFAQLAIGTSPEPSRTGPTTDPYDRSGDLRQGGGCGTVSRS, from the coding sequence GTGCCGACCGCCGAAGATCCACAGCAGCGTCCCGCCGACGACCCGTTCGAGGGACTCGTCCTGGACGAGGAGTTCATCCGCGCCGCCCGGACGAAGGAACCGTCCGGGCGCACCCGGATGCTCGCCGCCCGCTGGAAGGACAGCCCGCCGGTCGATCCGGGCGGCCGACGCTCCGTCAACGACGGGCCGAAGCCCAAGCGGCGGTTCGGCCGGAAGCCGAAGCCGGTCGACCCCTGGGGCAACGTCCGGCGACGGCCGAAGCGGAACTGGCAGACCCCGGTCTTCGTCGTGCTCGCGGTCGGGGTGGCCATCGCCGCGATCAACATCGAGGACCTGCGCAACTGGAACGCCGCCCGGCGCGGTACCGACTCGACCGGTGCCCCCGCCCGCGCCGTGCCGACCGTCGGCCCGGAGACCGCCAAGCCGTCCGCCGCCCCGCCGCCGGTGGACGACAACCAGCCGACCGTGGCCCACCCCTGGGCCGGCTCCCCCGCCGAGGGCTGGCCCGCCGGGCCGGACGCGATCGTGCTGCCGCCGGCCACCGCCGTCGGCGTCTTCGACGAGGAGGACGTGACTGCCCAGCTCAAGCTGGTCAAGGACTTCCTGGTGGCCGCCAACCTCGACCCGGCGGTGATCGCGGCGGGCCGCCCCGAGGCAGCCCTCGCGCTGCTGGACCGCAAGCCCCGGGAACGGGCGGAGACCGCACTGGACCACCCTTCGGTCGAGCACGAGGGGACCTCGCTGTTCAGCCGCTTCAACCTGCGCGACGCGATTCCGGCCACCGACACGGTCAAGGTGCAGGGCCGGATGACCTTCGAGGGTGACGGCGAGAAGGGTGTGCTGGTGCACACCGACTACACCTTCGTCTACGCCCTGCGGCCGGGCACCGGCGCCGCCCCGGTCCCCGGCAGTACGGCGGCCCCCGCCACCTGGACCGCCCGCACCGTGGTGCGGCGGCTGATCACCGTCCGGTTCGCCAACCCCAAGGCGTTCCAGGTGGACCCGAAGAAGATCAACTTCCACGACACCAACAGCTCAGCCGGCAACAGCGCGTGCGACGTCTACGACGGCTTCTACCACCCGCAGTTCGCCCAGCTCGCCATCGGCACCTCGCCGGAGCCGTCCAGGACCGGGCCGACCACCGACCCGTACGACCGCAGCGGGGACCTCCGTCAGGGCGGCGGATGCGGGACGGTCAGCCGGAGTTGA
- a CDS encoding extracellular catalytic domain type 1 short-chain-length polyhydroxyalkanoate depolymerase, translating into MHVRSVPRLCWAALTLLAVLAGLLGLQPGRATAAASLTQVTGFGSNPGNLLMYRYVPTGLASGRPLVVALHGCTQSAAAFDDETGWTRWAEQWGFALLLPQQQSANNSSSCFNWYQSGDFSRDQGEALSIRQMIDRTKADLGTDAARVYVTGLSAGGAMTAALLADYPDVFAGGGVVAGLPARCATSQTQASVDCMTTGRNLTPAQWGDLVRGSYPSWTGPWPKVSIWHGSSDYVVKSTNLTELMEQWTDANGTGQTPTVSDTVGGYPHAVYTDAGGQARVETYSLTGMGHGQPVDPGTGPEQCGTAGAYLLDVNICASYRIGKFWGLDGSSPTPTPTPSPSPSSGGGTLTLTDDTTRDGYVKANADGSAPAVGTLAGSLGLAVGRGTDGKQNRSLLSFDTTALPAGAVVTAARLTVSYGSGSGNPWNEGQLTVDARTGCFGTTCTTGTDDYAATADAPAVATLAAFTTGTRTSTDFSPAGLAAITPGGTLQLRLGFDHALTSTAYLFLQRGANATLTVEYRS; encoded by the coding sequence ATGCACGTCCGTTCCGTCCCCAGACTCTGCTGGGCCGCACTGACCCTGCTCGCCGTCCTGGCCGGGCTGCTCGGCCTCCAGCCCGGCCGGGCCACCGCCGCCGCCTCGCTCACCCAGGTCACCGGCTTCGGCTCGAACCCGGGCAACCTGCTGATGTACCGCTACGTCCCGACCGGGCTGGCGAGCGGCCGGCCGCTGGTGGTCGCGCTGCACGGCTGCACCCAGTCCGCCGCCGCCTTCGACGACGAGACCGGCTGGACCAGGTGGGCCGAGCAGTGGGGCTTCGCGCTGCTGCTGCCGCAGCAGCAGTCCGCCAACAACTCCTCGTCCTGCTTCAACTGGTACCAGTCCGGCGACTTCTCCCGGGACCAGGGCGAGGCGCTGTCGATCCGTCAGATGATCGACCGGACCAAGGCCGACCTCGGCACCGACGCCGCCCGGGTGTACGTCACCGGGCTCTCGGCCGGCGGTGCGATGACCGCCGCGCTGCTGGCCGACTACCCCGACGTATTCGCGGGCGGCGGCGTGGTCGCCGGGCTGCCCGCGCGGTGCGCCACCAGCCAGACCCAGGCCAGCGTCGACTGCATGACCACCGGCCGCAACCTCACCCCCGCCCAGTGGGGCGACCTGGTCCGCGGCTCCTACCCGTCCTGGACCGGACCGTGGCCCAAGGTGTCGATCTGGCACGGCAGTTCGGACTACGTGGTGAAGTCCACCAACCTCACCGAGCTGATGGAGCAGTGGACGGACGCCAACGGGACCGGCCAGACCCCGACGGTGAGCGACACCGTCGGCGGCTACCCGCACGCCGTCTACACCGACGCCGGCGGACAGGCCAGGGTCGAGACCTACTCCCTCACCGGCATGGGTCACGGCCAGCCGGTCGACCCGGGCACCGGCCCCGAACAGTGCGGGACGGCCGGGGCGTACCTGCTGGACGTCAACATCTGCGCGTCCTACCGGATCGGCAAGTTCTGGGGCCTGGACGGGAGTTCACCCACCCCCACCCCCACCCCCTCGCCCTCCCCCAGTAGCGGCGGCGGCACCCTCACCCTGACCGACGACACCACCCGGGACGGCTACGTGAAGGCCAACGCGGACGGCTCCGCCCCCGCCGTCGGCACCCTCGCGGGCTCACTCGGCCTGGCCGTCGGCCGCGGCACCGACGGCAAGCAGAACCGTTCGCTGCTCTCCTTCGACACCACCGCCCTCCCCGCCGGAGCCGTGGTCACCGCCGCCCGGCTCACCGTCTCGTACGGCAGCGGCAGCGGAAACCCGTGGAACGAGGGCCAGTTGACGGTCGACGCCCGGACCGGCTGCTTCGGCACCACCTGCACCACCGGCACCGACGACTACGCGGCGACGGCCGACGCCCCCGCCGTGGCCACCCTCGCCGCCTTCACCACCGGCACCCGGACCTCGACCGACTTCAGCCCCGCCGGCCTCGCGGCCATCACCCCGGGCGGCACCCTCCAGCTCCGCCTCGGCTTCGACCACGCCCTGACCTCGACCGCCTACCTCTTCCTCCAGCGCGGCGCGAACGCCACGCTCACGGTCGAGTACCGAAGCTGA
- the proC gene encoding pyrroline-5-carboxylate reductase, whose protein sequence is MSGQKIAFLGTGKIGEALLSGLLRAGTDPADVLVTARRPERAAELAERYGVTAVTNAEAAKLADTLILAVKPQDMGTLLEELSPHVSPDRLVISAAAGVPTRWFEARLAAGTPVVRVMPNTPVLVDEGMSVISGGSHAEERHLQRAEEIFRSVGKALRLPESQQDAATALSGSGPAYFYFLVEAMTDAGILLGLPRQVAHDLIVQSAIGASVMLRDSGEHPVKLREAVTSPAGTTIAAIRELENHGVRAALLGALEAARNRSQELASGGM, encoded by the coding sequence ATGTCCGGACAGAAGATCGCCTTCCTCGGTACCGGCAAGATCGGGGAGGCGCTGCTCTCCGGCCTGCTGCGGGCGGGCACCGACCCCGCCGACGTGCTGGTCACCGCCCGCCGCCCGGAGCGGGCCGCCGAGTTGGCCGAGCGGTACGGCGTGACCGCAGTGACCAACGCGGAGGCGGCCAAGCTGGCCGACACCCTGATCCTGGCGGTCAAGCCGCAGGACATGGGCACCCTGCTGGAGGAGCTCTCCCCGCACGTCAGCCCGGACCGGCTGGTGATCTCGGCCGCCGCCGGTGTGCCGACCCGCTGGTTCGAGGCCAGGCTCGCCGCCGGTACGCCGGTGGTCCGGGTGATGCCCAACACCCCGGTGCTGGTGGACGAGGGGATGAGCGTGATCTCCGGCGGCTCGCACGCCGAGGAGCGGCACCTGCAGCGGGCCGAGGAGATCTTCCGCTCGGTCGGCAAGGCGCTCCGGCTGCCGGAGTCCCAGCAGGACGCGGCCACCGCGCTGTCCGGTTCGGGCCCGGCCTACTTCTACTTCCTGGTCGAGGCGATGACCGACGCGGGCATCCTGCTCGGCCTGCCCCGGCAGGTGGCGCACGACCTGATCGTGCAGTCGGCGATCGGCGCCTCGGTGATGCTGCGCGACTCGGGCGAGCACCCGGTCAAGCTGCGCGAGGCGGTCACCTCCCCGGCCGGCACCACCATCGCGGCCATCCGCGAGCTGGAGAACCACGGCGTGCGGGCCGCGCTGCTCGGCGCGCTGGAGGCGGCCCGGAACCGCTCGCAGGAGCTTGCCTCCGGCGGAATGTGA